A section of the Roseovarius sp. W115 genome encodes:
- the rsmG gene encoding 16S rRNA (guanine(527)-N(7))-methyltransferase RsmG, producing the protein MTLGGFLDVSRETMERLERYSELLVKWNPRINLVSKSTIDDLWTRHILDSAQIFEIPKGGIRRWVDLGSGGGFPGLVVAVLVRELEQQFEIMLVESDARKCAFLSSVARELDLKVQIKNDRIENLNSLDADIVSARALADLSSLLDLSERHLAQGATLLLMKGKKWRSELETAQSKWNFDCQIVKSKTSEGSVILCVSGVCRV; encoded by the coding sequence GTGACACTTGGTGGGTTTCTGGATGTTTCACGTGAAACAATGGAACGTCTTGAGCGATACTCAGAGCTTCTAGTCAAATGGAATCCTAGAATAAACCTGGTTTCCAAATCCACGATTGATGATCTTTGGACACGCCACATTCTGGATTCAGCACAAATTTTTGAAATTCCCAAAGGCGGTATCCGTAGATGGGTCGACTTGGGCTCGGGTGGAGGTTTTCCGGGTCTGGTTGTTGCAGTTCTTGTACGAGAGCTAGAACAGCAGTTTGAAATCATGCTTGTGGAAAGTGATGCCCGGAAGTGCGCGTTTCTTTCAAGTGTTGCCAGAGAGTTGGATTTAAAGGTTCAAATCAAAAATGACCGGATTGAAAATCTCAATTCGTTGGATGCAGATATTGTCTCAGCCCGAGCGCTGGCGGATTTGTCTTCTCTTTTGGATTTATCAGAAAGACATTTGGCGCAAGGAGCCACGCTTCTTCTTATGAAGGGAAAAAAATGGCGCTCAGAACTGGAAACCGCACAATCAAAGTGGAACTTTGACTGTCAAATTGTTAAAAGCAAAACGAGCGAAGGCTCTGTCATTCTTTGCGTTTCAGGAGTATGCCGTGTCTGA
- a CDS encoding ParA family protein, whose translation MSDPTRYHDPKIVAVANQKGGVGKTTTTINLGAALAELGRRVLIVDLDPQGNASTGLGIEADERTYTTYELLLEEIELKKVILDTSQRGLKIIPATVDLSSADMELIANEKRSFLLHDALRQPAMEGFAFDFILIDCPPSLNLLTVNAMVAAHSVLVPLQSEFFALEGLSQLMLSVREVRQTANPDLRIEGIVLTMFDGRNNLSSQVEQDARENLGDLVFKTRIPRNVRVSEAPSFAVPVLSYDPMSKGALAYRDLAKELMKNNTLKAA comes from the coding sequence GTGTCTGATCCGACGCGTTATCACGATCCCAAAATTGTTGCAGTTGCTAATCAAAAAGGTGGTGTTGGGAAGACAACGACGACCATCAATCTGGGTGCGGCGCTTGCGGAGTTGGGGCGACGCGTTCTTATCGTTGATCTTGACCCCCAGGGTAACGCGTCGACCGGGCTGGGGATTGAAGCCGACGAACGTACATATACGACCTATGAACTGCTTCTGGAGGAGATCGAGCTCAAGAAAGTTATCTTGGATACTTCGCAACGTGGTTTGAAGATTATTCCGGCAACTGTTGATCTCAGCTCCGCCGACATGGAACTTATTGCAAACGAAAAACGGAGCTTTTTGTTGCATGATGCACTGCGTCAGCCGGCAATGGAAGGTTTTGCGTTTGATTTCATTTTGATTGATTGCCCGCCATCCCTCAACCTTTTGACCGTTAATGCAATGGTTGCCGCGCACTCCGTTTTGGTGCCCCTGCAATCTGAATTCTTCGCTTTGGAAGGCTTGTCTCAATTGATGTTGAGTGTGCGAGAAGTGCGCCAGACGGCTAATCCTGATCTTAGGATTGAAGGTATCGTCCTGACCATGTTTGACGGCCGCAATAACCTGTCGTCTCAAGTCGAGCAGGATGCGCGCGAGAACTTGGGTGATCTTGTTTTCAAAACACGGATTCCTCGGAACGTTCGGGTGAGCGAAGCGCCATCGTTTGCAGTTCCTGTTTTGTCTTACGATCCGATGTCAAAAGGCGCCTTGGCTTATCGAGATTTGGCAAAGGAATTGATGAAGAACAATACACTTAAGGCAGCTTAA
- a CDS encoding ParB/RepB/Spo0J family partition protein, whose protein sequence is MAENKPKRGLGRGLSALMADVAESPGTPAERLNEADRTLPIESIEPNPDQPRRDFEKGPLEDLAASIREKGIIQPLIVRSSSRDPNRYEIVAGERRWRAAQMAQLHEVPVLVREFDDTEVLEIAIIENIQRADLNPVEEAAGYSQLMERFGHTQEKLATALGKSRSHIANLLRLLNLPTEVQGFLRDGSLSAGHARALITAADPVALAKQVIKKGLSVRDTEKLVKSEASDTSRPVIKGAVAPEKDADTMALEGDLSASLGMKVSLTHRTGQEGGQLTISYESFDQLDALCQKLTASD, encoded by the coding sequence ATGGCAGAGAACAAACCGAAACGAGGACTCGGACGCGGACTTTCGGCACTTATGGCCGATGTGGCGGAGAGTCCTGGAACGCCAGCGGAGCGGCTGAACGAAGCCGATCGTACCTTGCCGATAGAAAGCATCGAGCCTAATCCGGATCAGCCGCGTCGAGATTTTGAGAAAGGGCCTCTGGAAGATCTGGCAGCATCAATTCGGGAGAAGGGTATTATTCAACCCTTGATTGTAAGATCGAGTTCTCGTGATCCGAACCGCTATGAGATTGTTGCAGGGGAACGGCGTTGGCGTGCGGCGCAGATGGCTCAGCTCCATGAAGTGCCAGTTCTGGTGCGAGAGTTTGATGATACCGAAGTTCTTGAAATTGCGATCATTGAAAATATCCAACGTGCAGATTTAAATCCAGTTGAAGAAGCAGCAGGATATAGCCAACTGATGGAGCGGTTTGGTCACACCCAGGAAAAGTTGGCAACTGCGCTTGGAAAGAGCCGTAGTCATATTGCGAACTTATTGCGTTTGTTGAATTTGCCGACTGAAGTTCAGGGGTTTCTGAGAGATGGATCTCTTTCAGCAGGTCATGCAAGGGCTTTGATAACCGCCGCTGATCCCGTTGCCTTGGCCAAGCAGGTCATAAAGAAGGGTCTATCCGTTCGAGATACTGAAAAGCTTGTAAAATCAGAGGCTTCAGATACATCCCGACCGGTGATTAAGGGAGCGGTCGCGCCTGAAAAGGATGCGGATACGATGGCATTGGAAGGTGATTTGTCGGCCAGCCTTGGCATGAAGGTCTCGCTTACACATAGGACAGGCCAAGAAGGCGGGCAATTGACAATCTCATATGAGAGTTTCGATCAGTTGGATGCTCTTTGTCAGAAGCTGACGGCTAGCGACTAG
- a CDS encoding YbaN family protein — MRAIYISVGLMCLALGAIGAFLPLIPTVPLWLLAAFCFARSSERLHHWMITHPVVGPPILDWRERGAIGARSKRLATLSIMVVFGISLALKLAWTVSAIQGLVLLGVLTFIWTRPSR, encoded by the coding sequence ATGCGTGCAATCTATATATCTGTGGGGTTGATGTGCTTAGCACTTGGCGCAATTGGGGCGTTTCTTCCCTTAATCCCAACAGTCCCGCTCTGGTTGCTTGCTGCATTTTGTTTTGCGCGCTCATCGGAACGCCTGCATCACTGGATGATCACTCATCCTGTTGTCGGGCCACCAATTTTAGATTGGCGTGAACGCGGTGCGATAGGCGCACGGTCCAAACGTCTTGCAACTTTGTCGATTATGGTAGTCTTTGGGATTTCACTGGCCTTGAAACTAGCTTGGACGGTATCGGCCATTCAGGGTTTGGTGTTGCTCGGAGTTCTAACTTTTATCTGGACCAGACCTAGTCGCTAG
- the hemW gene encoding radical SAM family heme chaperone HemW, which produces MEDWRHGGFGLYIHWPFCESKCPYCDFNSHVQAKIDQKQWLKAYLSEIDRYGNLLPNRLLNSVFFGGGTPSLMQPELVGQILDRVHETWRTANDLEVTLEANPSSVEAEKFSKFAKAGVNRVSLGVQALDDSDLKRLGRLHSAEDAKTALNIAQSTFERVSFDLIYARQDQSLSAWEKELEEALLLAGDHLSLYQLTIEPGTAFGERDARGLLKGLPSEDGSADMFELTQKLCQFAGFDAYEVSNHAKPGSESRHNLIYWRGGDYIGIGPGAHGRVTLGKTRYATECWSQPSKWLAEVDSGTPEKSRDPLSYLDQASELLLMGLRLSEGVSLDRVRSLTPQALPEASLDELRQLDLITTKARTIRTTFKGRMMLNAVVRTLMPG; this is translated from the coding sequence ATTGAAGATTGGCGCCATGGCGGGTTTGGGCTTTATATTCATTGGCCTTTTTGCGAGTCCAAATGTCCATACTGCGATTTCAACAGCCACGTCCAGGCAAAGATTGATCAAAAGCAATGGCTTAAAGCATATCTGAGCGAGATTGATCGCTACGGAAATTTGCTGCCGAACCGGTTGTTGAATTCCGTGTTCTTTGGGGGTGGAACCCCAAGTTTGATGCAGCCTGAGCTTGTGGGGCAAATTTTAGATCGCGTCCATGAGACATGGCGAACAGCGAATGACCTGGAGGTCACGTTGGAAGCCAACCCCAGCTCCGTGGAAGCTGAGAAATTTTCCAAATTTGCAAAGGCGGGTGTGAATCGGGTGTCGCTAGGCGTTCAGGCGTTGGACGATTCTGATCTAAAGCGGCTTGGGCGCCTTCACTCAGCAGAAGATGCCAAAACCGCGTTGAACATCGCGCAATCGACTTTCGAGCGCGTTAGTTTTGATCTGATCTACGCAAGGCAGGATCAATCTCTTTCGGCTTGGGAAAAAGAGCTTGAGGAAGCACTATTGCTCGCGGGTGATCATTTGTCCCTGTATCAATTGACGATTGAGCCTGGCACGGCGTTTGGTGAGCGCGATGCGCGTGGGCTTTTAAAGGGTCTGCCGAGCGAAGATGGTTCCGCAGATATGTTCGAACTCACTCAGAAACTTTGTCAGTTTGCGGGTTTCGACGCATATGAAGTGTCTAACCATGCCAAACCTGGCTCTGAATCGCGACATAACCTTATTTATTGGCGAGGTGGAGATTACATAGGAATCGGGCCCGGGGCGCATGGGCGCGTGACTTTGGGAAAGACAAGATATGCGACAGAGTGCTGGTCCCAGCCCAGCAAGTGGCTGGCAGAGGTCGATAGTGGAACGCCCGAGAAATCTCGTGATCCACTGTCCTATTTGGATCAAGCATCTGAGTTGTTGCTGATGGGGCTTAGATTGTCAGAAGGAGTTAGTCTCGACAGAGTAAGATCTCTCACGCCACAGGCGTTACCAGAAGCGAGCCTGGATGAGCTTCGTCAATTGGATTTAATCACCACAAAAGCGCGCACCATCCGTACAACGTTCAAGGGACGTATGATGCTTAACGCCGTTGTTAGAACTCTGATGCCAGGTTGA
- the rdgB gene encoding RdgB/HAM1 family non-canonical purine NTP pyrophosphatase, whose protein sequence is MRRFSGNELLVATHNTGKLEEIANLLEPFGVTVVGAADMNLEEPEETETTFVGNARIKAHAASQATGLPALADDSGIEIDALNGKPGVYTADWAETETGRDFVMAMSKAHGCLVATGANEPWTARFCCTLVMAWPDEHDEVFPGTIEGRIVWPMRGNQGHGYDPIFQPSGYDQTFGEMVRWEKNKISHRAIAFAKLVKGCFD, encoded by the coding sequence GTGCGTAGATTTTCTGGCAACGAACTGCTTGTTGCCACGCACAATACCGGAAAGCTGGAAGAAATAGCCAACTTGCTTGAGCCTTTTGGCGTAACAGTGGTTGGTGCTGCTGACATGAACCTCGAAGAACCAGAAGAAACAGAGACCACATTTGTTGGAAATGCTCGCATTAAGGCACATGCCGCGTCTCAGGCGACGGGCCTTCCTGCTTTGGCCGATGACTCAGGCATTGAAATTGATGCTTTGAATGGAAAGCCGGGTGTTTACACGGCGGATTGGGCCGAAACAGAGACTGGTCGCGATTTTGTCATGGCAATGAGTAAGGCACATGGTTGTCTGGTAGCAACCGGCGCCAATGAGCCCTGGACCGCACGATTTTGCTGCACCTTGGTGATGGCCTGGCCCGATGAGCACGACGAGGTTTTCCCAGGAACAATTGAAGGACGTATTGTTTGGCCAATGCGAGGTAACCAAGGGCACGGATACGATCCCATTTTCCAGCCCAGCGGTTATGATCAAACCTTTGGGGAAATGGTCCGCTGGGAAAAGAATAAGATCAGTCACCGCGCAATCGCGTTCGCAAAACTCGTAAAGGGTTGTTTTGATTGA
- the rph gene encoding ribonuclease PH, which produces MRPSGRDLNEMRAVSIETGITKHAEGSCMIRMGDTHVLCTATLEDRVPPFIKGSGLGWVTAEYGMLPRSTSSRMRREASAGKQGGRTVEIQRLIGRSLRAGVDRVALGERQITVDCDVIQADGGTRCASITGGWIALRLAVNQLLKSGEVLTDPLIDPVAAVSCGIYAGQPVLDLDYPEDSTAGVDGNFIMTGSGQLIEIQMSAEGSTFSRDQMDQLMGLAEKGVGELVAAQKAATSA; this is translated from the coding sequence ATGCGGCCCTCAGGAAGAGATTTAAATGAAATGCGTGCGGTTTCAATTGAGACCGGTATCACAAAACACGCCGAGGGTTCATGCATGATCCGCATGGGCGACACACATGTTTTATGCACCGCCACGTTGGAAGATCGTGTTCCGCCATTCATAAAAGGCTCCGGTCTGGGATGGGTAACGGCAGAGTACGGCATGCTCCCAAGATCAACATCGAGTCGCATGCGGCGCGAGGCGTCTGCCGGGAAACAAGGAGGCCGGACCGTCGAGATTCAGCGTCTTATCGGGCGAAGCTTGCGGGCCGGCGTGGATAGAGTGGCCCTTGGCGAGCGTCAAATCACAGTCGACTGTGATGTGATTCAAGCTGATGGCGGCACTCGGTGTGCGTCAATCACCGGCGGATGGATTGCTCTGCGTCTGGCAGTGAACCAATTGCTAAAGTCTGGCGAGGTTCTGACCGATCCATTGATTGATCCCGTTGCCGCAGTAAGTTGTGGCATCTATGCAGGCCAACCCGTTCTTGATCTGGATTATCCAGAAGACAGTACAGCCGGCGTGGACGGCAACTTCATCATGACAGGATCTGGTCAGTTGATCGAAATCCAGATGAGTGCCGAAGGCTCAACGTTTAGCCGCGATCAAATGGATCAATTGATGGGTCTAGCAGAAAAAGGTGTAGGCGAACTGGTTGCCGCGCAAAAGGCTGCAACCAGTGCGTAG
- the hrcA gene encoding heat-inducible transcriptional repressor HrcA, translating into MESTLHILEEMNDRSREVFRRVVESYLATGDPVGSRTLTRGMSEKVSAATIRNVMQDLEYLGLLDSPHVSAGRVPTQQGLRMFVDGLLEVRNVEETDRETIDATLSSNSEDVSGALDRIGSALSGVTQGASLVLSPKHEAPIKHIEFVSLGPDRALVVLVFADGHVENRIFHPPAGQTPSAMREAANFLNSMVEGRTVSELQTVITAQIEARRQEVDQLAHQLVESGLAVWDGEADTYERLIVRGRSNLLESDADEGELDRIRSLFDDLERKRDIAEFLELTDQGEGVRIFIGSENKLFSLSGSSLVVSPYMNSDRKIVGAVGVIGPTRLNYGRIVPIVDYTAQLVGKLIADRS; encoded by the coding sequence ATGGAAAGTACCCTTCATATCCTTGAAGAGATGAATGATCGCTCGCGTGAAGTGTTTCGGCGTGTGGTCGAATCTTATCTGGCGACGGGTGATCCGGTTGGCTCCAGGACGCTGACCCGAGGAATGTCGGAAAAGGTTTCTGCTGCGACCATTCGTAACGTCATGCAGGACCTGGAATATTTGGGCCTTCTTGACAGTCCACATGTCTCTGCAGGCCGGGTGCCCACGCAGCAAGGGCTACGCATGTTCGTGGATGGTCTTTTGGAAGTACGCAATGTCGAAGAGACAGATCGCGAGACGATAGATGCGACGCTTTCATCTAACTCGGAAGACGTTTCAGGCGCTTTGGATCGCATTGGATCGGCGCTGTCCGGCGTCACACAGGGTGCATCTCTTGTTCTGTCCCCCAAACATGAAGCGCCAATAAAACATATTGAATTCGTTAGCCTTGGTCCGGATAGAGCTCTGGTCGTGTTGGTTTTTGCCGATGGGCATGTAGAGAATCGCATTTTTCATCCTCCCGCAGGGCAAACGCCAAGCGCAATGCGCGAAGCTGCTAACTTCCTAAACAGCATGGTTGAAGGACGCACGGTCTCAGAGCTGCAAACTGTTATTACGGCCCAGATTGAAGCGCGGCGGCAAGAAGTTGATCAGCTTGCGCATCAGCTCGTCGAAAGTGGTTTGGCTGTTTGGGATGGTGAGGCGGACACTTATGAGCGCTTGATTGTACGCGGACGCTCGAATCTGCTCGAATCTGACGCGGACGAAGGAGAGTTGGATCGCATTAGATCTTTGTTCGATGACCTGGAACGTAAACGCGACATTGCCGAATTCCTTGAATTAACGGATCAAGGCGAAGGCGTACGCATTTTTATTGGCTCTGAGAACAAACTTTTCTCACTTTCGGGTTCCTCTTTGGTTGTATCTCCATATATGAACTCTGATCGAAAGATTGTGGGCGCTGTGGGTGTCATTGGACCGACGCGCCTGAATTACGGGCGTATTGTTCCGATTGTTGATTATACGGCGCAGCTTGTCGGCAAGCTGATCGCCGACCGAAGTTAG
- a CDS encoding nucleotide exchange factor GrpE: MAESKEEQFLDDIEQAEAEEQSVIFDDVVDTPEDEIEQLRAERDALQDKFMRALAEAENARKRAQKDRMEAENYGGTKLSRDLLPVFDNMKRAVDSVTEEQREAAGALIEGIELTMRELINVFNKHGIRMINPEVGDKFDPQEHEAMFEAPVPGTKAGEIIQVSAQGFMLHDRILRPAQVGVSSNPG, encoded by the coding sequence ATGGCTGAGTCGAAAGAAGAACAGTTTCTGGACGACATTGAACAGGCAGAAGCAGAAGAGCAATCTGTCATTTTTGATGATGTGGTCGACACGCCTGAGGATGAAATAGAACAGCTGCGTGCCGAGCGTGACGCGCTGCAGGATAAATTCATGCGCGCTCTTGCTGAGGCAGAAAATGCCCGTAAGCGTGCCCAAAAAGATAGAATGGAAGCAGAGAATTACGGCGGAACGAAGCTTTCACGTGATTTGCTTCCGGTCTTCGACAATATGAAGCGTGCGGTTGACTCTGTGACGGAAGAACAACGCGAAGCGGCCGGCGCATTGATCGAAGGCATTGAGCTTACGATGCGTGAACTTATCAACGTGTTCAACAAACACGGTATTCGTATGATCAATCCCGAAGTGGGGGACAAGTTTGACCCGCAGGAGCACGAGGCCATGTTTGAAGCGCCTGTTCCTGGAACAAAAGCCGGTGAAATTATTCAGGTGTCTGCCCAAGGTTTCATGCTTCATGACCGCATTTTGCGTCCGGCACAGGTTGGCGTTTCGTCAAACCCGGGTTGA